A section of the Salmo salar chromosome ssa05, Ssal_v3.1, whole genome shotgun sequence genome encodes:
- the LOC106605117 gene encoding endoribonuclease ZC3H12A — MDQAFPSLQTPATELQLRVDFFRKLGYSPLEVRAALLKLGLSTDTNSVLGELVRSGASTGTSNSTIPESGEDATGPKSNIGSSMASFRTHGSQGDRPVSLLEDRRDTDSGLKPIVIDGSNVAMSHGNKEVFSCRGIELAVIFFLERGHSTVIVFVPSWRKEQPRPDVPITDQHILMELEKKKIVVFTPSRRVGGKRVVCYDDRFIVKLAYESGGVIVSNDTYRDLQGERPEWKRCIEERLLMYSFVNDKFMPPDDPLGRHGPSLENFLRKKPLLPEHKRQLCPYGKKCTYGVKCKFYHPERTHQSHCSLADELREKARLSSVKEDRNHMMSHLRGPQSDPSPFPSYSLENDLEHRLTLEHRGSLSEGPNCQLTENMLLYWDGPHSSMNQQARSPIGVGQGQMDWPNMPSMLSPPATTDLPYASISHERLDSGFGTYESQYSDVSQGHSKAFSPRQQPQQQGFPSGSRHPGMHPERLAQDSFQPCRCCFHLAPFTGPQQQHHSNPHLESQSQPRYDTYSPPLFPPNMHHYSLPCNFQQGGVGAHNFQPHQHPQKYWSDPFHGGVPQARASCSLTPSPHLHHPPTPHGAPHSCFSYRNQQELNSWAQSPPPFAFDTDREELRKKLQAIFNPHQVDTVMGMFPHLMDAQKLAAEILNFKSEGGAF, encoded by the exons ATGGACCAGGCCTTTCCCAGTCTCCAGACCCCAGCCACTGAGCTTCAACTCAGGGTGGACTTCTTCAGAAAGTTGGGCTACTCCCCCTTGGAGGTTCGGGCTGCCCTGCTGAAGCTAGGCCTGAGTACAGACACCAACTCTGTACTGGGGGAGCTGGTTCGCAGCGGAGCCAGCACTGGTACTTCTAACTCCACCATTCCTGAGAGTGGTGAAGATGCTACTGGCCCCAAAAGCAACATAGGCTCCAGCATGGCCTCCTTTAGGACCCATGGCTCCCAAGGAGACAGACCAGTCTCATTACTGGAAGACAGGAGGGACACAGACAGTGGACTGAAACCTATCGTCATTGACGGCAGCAATGTGGCCATGAG TCATGGTAACAAGGAAGTGTTCTCCTGTAGGGGAATTGAGTTGGCAGTGATCTTTTTCCTGGAAAGAGGTCACTCAACCGTCATTGTGTTTGTGCCCTCCTGGCGCAAGGAGCAGCCCAGGCCTGATGTCCCCATCACAG ACCAACACATTCTAATGGAGCTAGAGAAGAAGAAGATAGTTGTCTTCACTCCCTCGAGACGTGTCGGTGGTAAACGGGTGGTCTGCTACGACGACCGTTTTATTGTGAAGCTGGCCTATGAGTCGGGCGGCGTGATCGTGTCTAACGACACCTATAGGGACCTCCAGGGAGAGCGTCCGGAGTGGAAGCGCTGTATCGAGGAGAGGCTGCTTATGTACTCTTTCGTCAATGACAA ATTCATGCCCCCAGATGACCCGCTTGGTCGTCATGGTCCCAGTCTGGAGAACTTCCTGAGGAAGAAGCCGCTACTACCAGAACACAAACGCCAACTCTGTCCTTATG GTAAAAAGTGCACGTACGGCGTAAAGTGTAAGTTCTACCACCCTGAGCGCACTCACCAATCCCACTGCTCATTGGCTGATGAGCTCAGGGAGAAGGCAAggctctcctcagtaaaagaggACCGGAATCACATGATGTcacacctgaggggcccccagTCCGACCCGAGCCCCTTTCCCTCCTATTCTCTGGAGAATGACCTGGAGCACAGGCTGACGTTGGAGCACCGCGGTTCCCTGAGTGAGGGTCCCAATTGCCAGTTAACTGAGAACATGTTGCTGTACTGGGATGGGCCACACTCCAGTATGAACCAGCAGGCCCGCAGCCCCATAGGAGTAGGCCAAGGACAAATGGACTGGCCCAATATGCCCAGTATGCTCTCCCCCCCCGCTACTACTGACCTCCCCTATGCCAGCATCTCCCATGAGCGCCTGGACTCTGGTTTTGGCACCTATGAGAGCCAGTACTCAGATGTGTCCCAAGGCCACAGCAAGGCCTTCAGTCCCAGGCAGCAGCCACAACAGCAGGGCTTCCCCTCTGGTTCCAGACATCCAGGCATGCATCCAGAGAGGCTGGCCCAGGACAGCTTCCAGCCCTGCAGGTGTTGTTTCCATTTGGCTCCCTTCACAGGTCCCCAGCAGCAGCACCACAGCAACCCACACCTCGAGTCCCAATCCCAGCCAAGGTATGACACCTACTCGCCTCCTCTGTTCCCACCCAACATGCACCACTACAGCCTCCCCTGCAACTTCCAGCAAGGTGGGGTGGGGGCACATAATTTCCAACCCCATCAGCACCCCCAGAAGTACTGGTCAGACCCCTTCCATGGCGGGGTCCCCCAGGCTAGGGCGTCGTGTAGCCTCACCCCGAGCCCCCACCTCCATCACCCCCCTACCCCACACGGGGCCCCCCACTCATGCTTCTCTTACAGGAATCAGCAGGAACTTAACTCCTGGGCCCAGTCACCTCCACCTTTTGCCtttgacacagacagagaggagctcCGTAAGAAACTGCAGGCCATCTTCAACCCCCACCAAGTGGATACGGTCATGGGGATGTTCCCTCACCTGATGGACGCCCAGAAGCTGGCTGCAGAGATCCTCAATTTCAAATCTGAAGGAGGGGCCTTCTGA